A genomic segment from Modestobacter roseus encodes:
- a CDS encoding M28 family peptidase: protein MRSARLLGLLVLTLLGALAALSIAVLQPPDSAPADAPAEGFSAARAFDHVETVAAETHVTGSPANDRVRQHLVETLTELGLDPQVQDTVGANPGGPGELEVARVRNVVGVLPGTDPTGRLFLVAHYDSVENGPGGNDDAAGVSTVLETARALAAGPQLRNDVVVLLTDAEEACLCGAEAFVRDHPLADDGGVVLNLEARGTGGPPVMFETATGNAALAGVFADAAVHPVATSFAVEVYRLLPNDTDFSPFLDSGRFTGLNTAYIDGSAAYHTPLDTPSRMNRGSLQAMGDNTLALARELGAADLDELAEPAAGDATYFPVLGGLVRVPGWTVWPVALLAVGAVGALAVVLRRRGGTPLRRTSAGFALAAVPVVAAPLAAQAVWALLVAVRPGYGGMTDPWRPGWYRVAVVVLVLAVVLGWYALLRRRVGAGALATGGLGWLAVLGVVLAVVAPGGSYLAAVPALAAAVAVVIAVPARPGWVSAVAAAGAGAVAVLVLAPTIALFFPALGLATGAAPALFTVLLALVLLPVFELLFPAAPARRRVTALVPGVALVVAGALLVTGLVVDRFDAAHPAPTQLMYALDADSGDAWWISTEDDPVPWTAEYVAGPDADPDQLTEAFPVFSGDVATGPAEAADLPAPELTATSAPVDGGREVTVQVTSRRDARLLVLDVSGAQVSGGEVLGRSVPESVLGEQRLTVTVHAPPAGGATATFRVAGEGPVTVRALDGTDGLAGVPGFTGRPDDVGIAGTHTSDLLVVSTSQVL, encoded by the coding sequence GTGCGGTCCGCCCGCCTGCTCGGCCTGCTCGTCCTGACACTGCTGGGCGCCCTGGCCGCGCTCAGCATCGCCGTCCTGCAACCGCCGGACTCCGCACCGGCCGACGCCCCGGCCGAGGGGTTCAGCGCCGCGCGGGCGTTCGACCACGTCGAAACGGTCGCTGCCGAGACGCACGTGACCGGCAGCCCGGCGAACGACCGGGTGCGCCAGCACCTGGTCGAGACCCTCACCGAGCTGGGCCTGGATCCGCAGGTGCAGGACACGGTGGGCGCGAACCCGGGCGGGCCGGGGGAGCTCGAGGTCGCCCGGGTCCGCAACGTCGTCGGGGTCCTGCCCGGCACCGACCCCACCGGCCGGCTGTTCCTGGTCGCCCACTACGACTCGGTGGAGAACGGCCCCGGCGGCAACGACGACGCCGCCGGCGTCTCCACCGTGCTCGAGACCGCCCGGGCGCTCGCGGCCGGGCCGCAGCTGCGCAACGACGTCGTGGTGCTGCTGACCGACGCCGAGGAGGCCTGCCTCTGCGGTGCCGAGGCGTTCGTCCGGGACCACCCGCTGGCCGACGACGGCGGGGTGGTGCTCAACCTGGAGGCGCGGGGCACCGGCGGCCCACCGGTGATGTTCGAGACCGCCACCGGCAACGCGGCGCTGGCCGGGGTGTTCGCCGACGCGGCGGTGCACCCGGTGGCGACGAGCTTCGCCGTGGAGGTCTACCGGCTGCTGCCCAACGACACCGACTTCAGCCCGTTCCTGGACAGCGGCCGCTTCACCGGGCTGAACACCGCCTACATCGACGGGTCGGCGGCCTACCACACCCCGCTGGACACCCCGTCCCGGATGAACCGCGGCAGCCTGCAGGCGATGGGCGACAACACCCTGGCGCTCGCCCGCGAGCTCGGGGCCGCCGACCTCGACGAGCTCGCCGAGCCCGCGGCCGGGGACGCGACGTACTTCCCGGTGCTGGGTGGGCTGGTGCGGGTGCCCGGCTGGACGGTGTGGCCGGTCGCGCTGCTCGCCGTCGGGGCGGTCGGCGCGCTCGCCGTCGTCCTGCGGCGGCGTGGCGGCACCCCGCTGCGCCGCACGTCCGCTGGGTTCGCCCTGGCCGCCGTCCCGGTCGTCGCCGCGCCGCTGGCCGCGCAGGCGGTGTGGGCGCTGCTGGTCGCGGTCCGCCCCGGGTACGGCGGGATGACCGACCCGTGGCGGCCGGGCTGGTACCGGGTCGCCGTGGTCGTGCTGGTGCTCGCCGTGGTCCTGGGCTGGTACGCGTTGCTCCGCCGGCGGGTGGGGGCCGGGGCGCTGGCCACCGGTGGGCTGGGCTGGCTCGCCGTGCTGGGCGTCGTGCTGGCGGTCGTGGCCCCGGGCGGCTCCTACCTGGCCGCGGTCCCTGCGCTCGCGGCTGCGGTGGCCGTCGTGATCGCGGTGCCGGCCCGGCCGGGCTGGGTGTCTGCGGTGGCGGCGGCCGGCGCGGGCGCGGTGGCCGTGCTGGTGCTCGCGCCGACGATCGCGCTGTTCTTCCCGGCGCTGGGCCTGGCCACCGGTGCGGCGCCGGCGCTGTTCACCGTGCTGCTCGCGCTGGTACTGCTGCCGGTGTTCGAGCTGCTGTTCCCCGCCGCTCCGGCCCGCCGTCGGGTCACCGCGCTGGTGCCCGGGGTGGCGCTGGTCGTGGCCGGCGCGCTGCTGGTCACCGGACTGGTGGTCGACCGGTTCGACGCGGCCCACCCGGCGCCGACCCAGCTGATGTACGCCCTGGACGCCGACTCCGGCGACGCCTGGTGGATCAGCACCGAGGACGACCCGGTGCCCTGGACGGCGGAGTACGTGGCCGGCCCGGACGCCGATCCCGACCAGCTGACCGAGGCCTTCCCGGTGTTCTCCGGCGATGTCGCCACCGGTCCGGCCGAGGCCGCCGATCTGCCCGCGCCCGAGCTGACGGCGACGAGCGCGCCGGTGGACGGTGGCCGGGAGGTGACCGTGCAGGTGACCTCCCGGCGCGACGCGCGCCTGCTGGTGCTCGACGTCTCCGGCGCGCAGGTGAGCGGTGGCGAGGTGCTCGGGCGGAGCGTCCCGGAGTCCGTGCTGGGGGAGCAGCGGCTGACCGTGACGGTGCACGCACCGCCGGCCGGCGGCGCCACCGCCACGTTCCGGGTGGCCGGCGAGGGTCCGGTGACCGTGCGCGCGCTGGACGGCACCGACGGGCTGGCCGGGGTGCCGGGCTTCACCGGCCGGCCGGACGACGTGGGCATCGCCGGGACGCACACCTCGGACCTGCTGGTGGTGTCGACGTCCCAGGTCCTGTGA
- a CDS encoding SDR family NAD(P)-dependent oxidoreductase has translation MAEQTESRAVLVTGASRGIGRAIALAFAAQGDRVAVHANTSRAQAEAVRDELPGEGHTVVTADVADPDAIGRAVDDAAEALGGLHVLVNNAAVFTAHPPLEVDYAQWQEAWQRTLAVNLLGPANATFRALPHLVAAGGGAVVNVSSRGAFRGEPNTPAYGASKAGLNAFGQSMALALAPHGISVGTVAPGFVQTEMAREVLDGPGGDAVRAQSPYGRVARPEEVASAVLWLASPGARFSTGTIIDVNGASYLRS, from the coding sequence ATGGCTGAGCAGACCGAGTCCCGCGCCGTCCTGGTGACCGGCGCCTCCCGCGGCATCGGCCGCGCCATCGCGCTGGCCTTCGCCGCCCAGGGCGACCGGGTGGCGGTGCACGCCAACACCTCCCGCGCACAGGCCGAGGCGGTCCGCGACGAGCTGCCCGGTGAGGGGCACACCGTGGTCACCGCCGACGTCGCCGACCCCGACGCGATCGGCCGCGCCGTCGACGACGCCGCCGAGGCGCTGGGCGGACTGCACGTGCTGGTCAACAACGCCGCCGTCTTCACCGCCCACCCGCCGCTGGAGGTCGACTACGCCCAGTGGCAGGAGGCCTGGCAGCGCACGCTGGCGGTGAACCTGCTCGGCCCGGCCAACGCCACCTTCCGCGCCCTCCCCCACCTGGTCGCCGCCGGCGGCGGCGCGGTGGTCAACGTCTCCAGCCGGGGCGCCTTCCGCGGCGAGCCGAACACCCCCGCCTACGGCGCCTCGAAGGCCGGGCTCAACGCCTTCGGCCAGTCGATGGCCCTGGCGCTCGCGCCGCACGGGATCTCGGTGGGCACGGTCGCCCCCGGTTTCGTGCAGACCGAGATGGCCCGCGAGGTGCTCGACGGCCCGGGCGGCGACGCCGTGCGCGCGCAGTCGCCCTACGGCCGGGTGGCCCGCCCCGAGGAGGTCGCCTCCGCGGTGCTCTGGCTCGCCTCCCCCGGGGCCCGGTTCTCCACCGGCACGATCATCGACGTCAACGGGGCGTCCTACCTGCGCAGCTGA
- a CDS encoding nitroreductase family protein, with the protein MEFSEVVRRRRMVRDYDPDRPVPPEVRDRLLEHAIRAPSAGFSQGWAFLVLESAAERDRFWAATTDGGTPDGWLTRMRRAPLLIVPFSSKDAYLDRYAEPDKGWTDRDEARWPVPYWDVDTGMASLLILLTAVDEGLAAAFFGVPPERVPAVRDAFGVPGTHRPVGCISVGYAGGEDKRSPSLKRGRRGLDEVVHRGAWGVTG; encoded by the coding sequence GTGGAGTTCAGCGAGGTGGTGCGACGGCGCCGGATGGTGCGTGACTACGACCCCGACCGCCCGGTGCCGCCGGAGGTGCGCGACCGGCTGCTCGAACACGCGATCCGGGCCCCGTCGGCCGGGTTCAGCCAGGGCTGGGCCTTCCTGGTGCTGGAATCGGCCGCCGAGCGCGACCGCTTCTGGGCGGCCACCACCGACGGTGGCACCCCCGACGGCTGGCTCACCCGGATGCGCCGCGCCCCGCTGCTGATCGTGCCGTTCTCGTCCAAGGACGCCTACCTGGACCGGTATGCCGAGCCCGACAAGGGCTGGACCGACCGCGACGAGGCCCGCTGGCCGGTGCCCTACTGGGACGTCGACACCGGCATGGCCTCGCTGCTGATCCTGCTGACCGCGGTCGACGAGGGGCTGGCCGCGGCGTTCTTCGGCGTCCCGCCCGAGCGGGTGCCCGCCGTCCGGGATGCCTTCGGGGTGCCCGGGACACACCGCCCGGTCGGCTGCATCTCGGTCGGCTACGCCGGCGGCGAGGACAAGCGGTCACCCTCGCTGAAGCGCGGCCGGCGGGGGCTGGACGAGGTCGTGCACCGGGGCGCCTGGGGCGTGACTGGTTGA
- the priA gene encoding bifunctional 1-(5-phosphoribosyl)-5-((5-phosphoribosylamino)methylideneamino)imidazole-4-carboxamide isomerase/phosphoribosylanthranilate isomerase PriA, which yields MPKLELLPAVDVADGLAVRLVQGEAGSETSYGDPLEAALAWQRDGAEWVHLVDLDAAFGRGSNRELLARVVGELDVDVELSGGIRDDESLAAALSTGCRRVNLGTAALESPEWCARAIAEHGDRIAVGLDVRGTRLAARGWTKEGGELYETLARLDEEGCARYVVTDITKDGTLRGPNLDLLREVCAATSRPVVASGGVSSLDDIRALAGLTEVGVEGAIVGKALYAGAFTLPEALAVTREVAG from the coding sequence GTGCCGAAGCTGGAGCTGCTCCCCGCCGTCGACGTCGCCGACGGCCTCGCCGTCCGTCTGGTCCAGGGGGAGGCCGGGAGCGAGACCTCCTACGGCGACCCGTTGGAGGCCGCGCTGGCCTGGCAGCGCGACGGCGCGGAGTGGGTGCACCTGGTCGACCTGGACGCCGCCTTCGGGCGCGGCTCCAACCGGGAGCTGCTGGCCCGGGTGGTCGGTGAGCTCGACGTCGACGTGGAGCTGTCCGGGGGCATCCGGGACGACGAGTCGCTGGCCGCGGCGCTGTCCACCGGCTGCCGGCGGGTGAACCTGGGCACCGCGGCGCTGGAGTCGCCGGAGTGGTGCGCCCGGGCTATCGCCGAGCACGGTGACCGGATCGCGGTGGGCCTCGACGTCCGCGGCACCCGGCTGGCCGCCCGCGGCTGGACCAAGGAGGGCGGCGAGCTGTACGAGACCCTCGCCCGGCTCGACGAGGAGGGCTGCGCCCGCTACGTCGTCACCGACATCACCAAGGACGGCACGCTGCGCGGCCCGAACCTGGACCTGCTGCGCGAGGTCTGCGCCGCCACCTCGCGCCCGGTGGTCGCCTCCGGTGGCGTGAGCTCGCTCGACGACATCCGGGCGCTGGCCGGGCTGACCGAGGTCGGCGTCGAGGGCGCGATCGTCGGCAAGGCGCTGTACGCCGGGGCGTTCACGCTGCCCGAGGCGCTCGCGGTCACCCGCGAGGTGGCCGGGTGA
- a CDS encoding RidA family protein produces the protein MSARRIGSGAPWEDVVGYSRVVVHGDSAWVSGTTATIDGVVAHPGDAGGQTRVALTGVQRALDEAGFALGDVVRTRMYVTDISEWEAVGRVHGEFFGDVRPATAMVQVAALIDPAMLVEIEADAVRGAAVRGAA, from the coding sequence GTGAGCGCACGGCGCATCGGCTCCGGGGCGCCCTGGGAGGACGTCGTCGGCTACAGCCGCGTCGTCGTGCACGGCGACTCCGCCTGGGTGAGCGGGACGACGGCGACGATCGACGGCGTCGTCGCCCACCCCGGGGACGCCGGCGGGCAGACCCGCGTGGCGCTCACCGGTGTCCAGCGCGCGCTCGACGAGGCCGGCTTCGCCCTCGGCGACGTGGTCCGCACCCGCATGTACGTCACCGACATCAGCGAGTGGGAAGCCGTCGGTCGGGTGCACGGGGAGTTCTTCGGCGACGTCCGGCCGGCCACCGCGATGGTGCAGGTCGCCGCCCTGATCGACCCGGCGATGCTGGTGGAGATCGAGGCCGACGCAGTCCGGGGTGCAGCCGTGCGGGGTGCCGCGTGA
- the hisF gene encoding imidazole glycerol phosphate synthase subunit HisF → MSLAVRVIPCLDVDAGRVVKGVNFVDLVDAGDPVEMARVYDAEGADELTFLDITASSGDRETTYDVVRRTAESVFIPLTVGGGVRSVGDVDKLLRAGADKVAVNTAAVARPELIAEIADRFGNQVLVLSLDARRVRDGAVTDSGFEITTHGGRRGTGRDAVEWVVQAAQLGVGEVLLNSMDADGTRAGFDTDLIAAVRREVTVPLIASGGAGAVDHFPPAVAAGADAVLAASVFHFGQLRVGDVKAGLAAAGVPIRQETDHPLR, encoded by the coding sequence GTGAGCCTCGCCGTGCGGGTGATCCCGTGCCTGGACGTCGACGCCGGCCGGGTGGTCAAGGGCGTCAACTTCGTCGACCTGGTCGACGCCGGCGACCCGGTGGAGATGGCCCGGGTCTACGACGCCGAGGGCGCCGACGAGCTGACCTTCCTCGACATCACCGCCAGCTCCGGTGACCGGGAGACCACCTACGACGTGGTCCGGCGCACCGCGGAGAGCGTGTTCATCCCGCTGACCGTCGGCGGGGGCGTGCGCAGCGTCGGCGACGTCGACAAGCTGCTGCGTGCCGGGGCGGACAAGGTCGCGGTGAACACCGCCGCCGTCGCCCGGCCGGAGCTGATCGCCGAGATCGCCGATCGGTTCGGCAACCAGGTGCTGGTGCTCTCGCTGGACGCCCGCCGCGTGCGCGACGGCGCGGTGACCGACTCCGGGTTCGAGATCACCACCCACGGCGGACGCCGGGGCACCGGCCGGGACGCCGTCGAGTGGGTCGTGCAGGCCGCGCAGCTCGGCGTCGGCGAGGTGCTGCTGAACTCGATGGACGCCGATGGCACCCGGGCCGGCTTCGACACCGACCTGATCGCCGCCGTGCGCCGGGAGGTGACCGTCCCGCTGATCGCCAGCGGGGGAGCGGGGGCGGTCGACCACTTCCCGCCCGCCGTCGCGGCGGGCGCCGATGCGGTGCTCGCGGCCAGCGTCTTCCACTTCGGGCAGCTCCGGGTGGGCGACGTCAAGGCCGGGCTGGCCGCCGCCGGGGTGCCGATCCGCCAGGAGACCGACCACCCGCTGCGCTGA
- a CDS encoding DUF222 domain-containing protein yields the protein MFEQLLRLFEERDESLLEAELRRLLDDVDPDADHVSEATGSRGRPLTAESRSEAEPAEAAEAGAEPDSPLEGNAERLDRLVTAGRAHLDLARGAARQQACAAAEQARALAAFARTRPSSLDRSDAEIGAAAAQTRAGRHSALAAVSEWAVDEVMVALGLTSDAATTLLVDSLLLVDRLPGTLQALSSGRISWAHAQVMTDLVAPLPADVRATAEERLLAKVEGRTRTQLRAAARRMVQKLDAAGVARRVTEAIRERRVTVHAGDDGMATLSATLPAPVARAVQDALGRYADAAASTGDERTRQQRMVDCLVDLVLRPGEHGLAPVQAQISLVAAVQTLLGGDEPGEVDGDLVPAEMVRELAVALGLMPRAESPGTEREAEPAGPMASGQPPADDSADQERIAGDRTGDESTGDESTDAESTDAESTDAESTDAEPTDAESTDAESTDAEPTDAEPTDAEPTDAEPTDAEPTDAEPTDAEPTDAEPTDAEPTDAGGDTGPRDDGRRAALADLLTTRTVRDTALAHRPQVALVDELSGQLVALTDAFAVRAGRALGPPPESPGYSPGAELDRFVRLRDRRCRFPGCRARPIRCDLDHTVPWPQGPTSHDNLCSLCRHHHRLSHQAPGWAMRGLADGGLEWTTPSGQVVTTHPTRCGADDWLDHPPPVVARADDVPVPDVPPGEPRPGSSAPDGRRDDPPPF from the coding sequence GTGTTCGAACAGCTGCTGCGGCTCTTCGAGGAGCGCGACGAGTCGCTCCTCGAAGCCGAGCTGCGCCGGCTGCTCGACGATGTCGACCCCGACGCCGACCACGTCAGCGAGGCGACCGGCAGTCGCGGTCGTCCACTGACCGCCGAATCCAGATCCGAAGCCGAGCCCGCGGAGGCCGCCGAGGCCGGAGCGGAGCCGGACAGCCCGCTGGAGGGGAACGCCGAGCGGCTCGACCGCCTGGTCACTGCAGGACGTGCCCATCTCGACCTGGCTCGGGGTGCGGCGCGGCAGCAGGCGTGCGCGGCCGCTGAGCAGGCTCGGGCACTGGCGGCCTTCGCGCGCACCCGGCCCTCCTCCCTCGACCGGTCGGACGCCGAGATCGGTGCGGCGGCCGCGCAGACGCGGGCGGGAAGGCACTCGGCGCTGGCGGCGGTCAGCGAGTGGGCGGTCGACGAGGTGATGGTCGCGCTCGGGCTGACCTCGGACGCGGCGACGACGCTGCTGGTCGACTCGCTGCTGTTGGTCGACCGGCTGCCGGGCACGCTGCAGGCTCTGTCCAGCGGCCGGATCAGCTGGGCGCACGCCCAGGTGATGACCGACCTGGTCGCGCCACTGCCCGCCGACGTCCGCGCCACTGCTGAGGAGCGCCTGCTGGCGAAGGTCGAGGGGCGCACCCGGACACAGCTGCGCGCCGCCGCTCGCCGGATGGTGCAGAAGCTGGACGCCGCCGGGGTGGCCCGGCGGGTCACCGAGGCCATCCGTGAGCGGCGGGTGACCGTTCACGCGGGCGACGACGGGATGGCCACCCTGAGCGCGACGCTGCCAGCTCCCGTCGCCCGGGCGGTCCAGGACGCGCTGGGTCGCTACGCGGACGCTGCCGCGTCCACCGGGGACGAGCGGACCCGCCAGCAACGGATGGTCGACTGCCTGGTCGACCTCGTCCTGCGTCCGGGCGAGCACGGACTGGCGCCGGTGCAGGCGCAGATCAGCCTGGTCGCCGCCGTGCAGACGCTGCTGGGCGGAGACGAGCCAGGAGAGGTCGACGGCGACCTGGTGCCGGCCGAGATGGTGCGCGAACTCGCTGTGGCGCTCGGGCTGATGCCGCGCGCGGAGTCGCCCGGTACCGAAAGGGAAGCCGAGCCAGCCGGGCCGATGGCGAGCGGTCAACCTCCGGCCGATGACAGCGCCGACCAGGAGCGCATCGCCGGCGACCGCACCGGTGACGAGTCCACCGGTGACGAGTCCACCGACGCCGAGTCCACCGACGCCGAGTCCACCGACGCCGAGTCCACCGACGCCGAGCCCACCGACGCCGAGTCCACCGACGCCGAGTCCACCGACGCCGAGCCCACCGACGCCGAGCCCACCGACGCCGAGCCCACCGACGCCGAGCCCACCGACGCCGAGCCCACCGACGCCGAGCCCACCGACGCCGAGCCCACCGACGCCGAGCCCACCGACGCCGAGCCCACCGACGCCGGCGGTGACACGGGTCCCCGAGACGATGGCCGCCGCGCCGCACTGGCCGACCTGCTCACCACCCGCACGGTGCGCGACACCGCGCTGGCGCACCGGCCGCAGGTCGCGCTGGTCGACGAGCTCAGCGGGCAGCTGGTCGCCCTCACCGACGCGTTCGCGGTTCGTGCCGGTCGGGCGCTGGGCCCGCCACCGGAGTCGCCCGGTTACTCACCTGGAGCCGAGCTCGACCGGTTCGTCCGGCTGCGTGACCGCCGGTGCCGGTTCCCGGGCTGCCGGGCCCGGCCGATCCGCTGCGACCTCGACCACACGGTGCCGTGGCCGCAAGGCCCGACGTCGCACGACAACCTCTGCAGCCTGTGTCGGCACCACCACCGGCTGAGCCACCAGGCGCCCGGCTGGGCCATGCGCGGGCTGGCCGACGGCGGGCTCGAGTGGACGACACCCTCGGGGCAGGTGGTCACCACCCATCCGACCCGCTGCGGCGCGGACGACTGGCTCGACCACCCGCCCCCTGTCGTAGCCCGGGCGGACGACGTGCCAGTCCCTGACGTCCCGCCCGGCGAGCCCCGACCCGGAAGCTCGGCACCGGACGGTCGGCGGGATGACCCGCCACCGTTCTGA
- a CDS encoding GNAT family N-acetyltransferase, with translation MTRHRSDRRGAAVRSCTDDLSRRGVGADAAWELRSRRVTTGPDAGERRSPHHRRGRGPVPGRITGRAALRAPADRDHVRRPLRRTPRATGPARGLPARRRAPGRVRLRPPVVLARADRRLGAGAARPARRRGTPARGHLAVYLLAVAPTHRGRGLGGALLAALVAAAGRPAWLSTRDEPTPPRALYERLGWRPVGRSPDAPNGQPAVVLLLDESPRPVVESAARVIPT, from the coding sequence ATGACCCGCCACCGTTCTGATCGGCGCGGCGCTGCTGTGCGCTCGTGTACCGACGACCTGTCGCGACGCGGCGTGGGGGCTGACGCGGCGTGGGAGCTCCGGTCGCGCCGGGTCACCACTGGTCCTGACGCAGGGGAGCGCAGGAGCCCCCACCATCGCAGAGGTCGAGGACCTGTACCGGGACGCATCACGGGACGAGCCGCTCTGCGAGCCCCCGCAGATCGCGACCATGTTCGCCGACCTCTACGCCGGACTCCGCGCGCGACCGGACCTGCTCGTGGCCTCCCGGCGCGACGAAGGGCGCCTGGTCGGGTTCGGCTACGGCCACCCGTGGTCCTGGCGCGAGCAGACCGACGCCTGGGCGCGGGAGCTGCACGACCGGCTCGGCGACGCGGCACCCCTGCTCGAGGGCACCTCGCCGTGTACCTGCTCGCCGTTGCGCCCACCCACCGCGGTCGCGGGCTGGGCGGGGCGCTGCTCGCCGCCCTGGTGGCTGCCGCCGGCCGCCCCGCCTGGCTGTCCACCCGAGACGAGCCCACCCCGCCTCGTGCGCTCTACGAGCGCCTCGGCTGGCGACCCGTGGGTCGTAGCCCCGACGCGCCGAACGGTCAGCCCGCTGTGGTCCTGCTGCTCGACGAGTCCCCGCGGCCGGTGGTGGAGTCCGCGGCGCGCGTCATCCCGACGTAG
- a CDS encoding TIGR03085 family metal-binding protein, protein MPTPAVPVSRSERAALADLLAELGPDQPTRCAGWTTRDLAAHLVVRDRRPDSMPGLALGGPFRTWTQRVQDRAGTGRDWTELVAAVRSGPPPWLPGAWPVADRLLNSTEMVIHHEDVRRAQPGWSPRELPGEVQDQLWKAVPLLARGREAPRPDGGLMVRRSDVTDGAPGSERRLRKGTPTTTVVGAPLEVLLWVSGREDVACVDLTVD, encoded by the coding sequence GTGCCCACCCCCGCCGTGCCCGTGTCCCGGTCGGAGCGAGCGGCGCTGGCGGACCTGCTGGCCGAACTCGGGCCCGACCAGCCGACGCGGTGCGCCGGATGGACCACCCGCGACCTCGCCGCCCACCTCGTCGTACGTGACCGCCGGCCGGACTCGATGCCCGGGCTGGCCCTGGGTGGGCCGTTCCGGACGTGGACCCAGCGCGTGCAGGACCGGGCCGGCACCGGCCGAGACTGGACCGAGCTCGTCGCCGCGGTGCGCTCGGGGCCGCCGCCGTGGCTCCCCGGGGCCTGGCCGGTGGCCGACCGGCTGCTGAACAGCACGGAGATGGTGATCCACCACGAGGACGTGCGGCGCGCCCAGCCCGGTTGGTCGCCTCGTGAGCTGCCCGGCGAGGTGCAGGACCAGCTGTGGAAGGCCGTGCCGTTGCTGGCCCGCGGCCGGGAAGCCCCCCGACCCGACGGCGGGCTGATGGTGCGGCGCAGCGACGTCACCGACGGCGCCCCGGGCAGCGAGCGGCGGCTACGCAAGGGCACCCCGACGACCACCGTGGTGGGCGCTCCGCTCGAGGTGCTGCTCTGGGTCAGCGGGCGCGAGGACGTCGCCTGCGTGGACCTGACCGTCGACTGA